A genomic segment from Propioniciclava sp. MC1595 encodes:
- a CDS encoding DUF308 domain-containing protein: protein MARRDTTHRPNPAAVALGVLWVVGGVILVAAGLMSLVPSLYALGAVALLAGALGLVAAFVPTTTLSFWTELVPGALMLAFGMAVVRFPTLEVPTVQLLAAVVLLALGLVRLGAAREFLAAWRPLLLAGLVSLFLGLVLLTDVVPASLAGVAFLLGCDLLVGGIVVVRTAGR from the coding sequence ATGGCCCGCCGCGACACGACCCACCGACCGAACCCGGCGGCGGTCGCGCTGGGCGTGCTGTGGGTCGTGGGTGGGGTGATCTTGGTCGCCGCGGGCCTGATGAGCCTGGTGCCCTCGCTCTACGCCCTGGGCGCCGTGGCCCTCCTGGCCGGGGCCCTCGGCCTCGTCGCCGCGTTCGTCCCGACGACGACCCTCTCGTTCTGGACCGAGCTCGTCCCCGGCGCCCTCATGCTCGCCTTCGGCATGGCCGTGGTCCGGTTCCCCACGCTGGAGGTGCCCACCGTCCAGCTCCTGGCCGCCGTGGTGCTCCTCGCCCTGGGCCTGGTCCGCCTCGGCGCCGCCCGCGAGTTCCTCGCCGCCTGGCGCCCGCTGCTGTTGGCCGGCCTGGTCTCGCTGTTCCTCGGGCTGGTGCTGCTCACCGACGTCGTGCCCGCCTCCCTCGCGGGCGTCGCCTTCCTGCTGGGCTGCGACCTGCTGGTCGGCGGCATCGTCGTGGTGCGAACCGCCGGGCGCTGA
- the ettA gene encoding energy-dependent translational throttle protein EttA: protein MAEFVFTMHNVRKSLGEKLILDNVTLSFYEGAKIGVVGPNGAGKSTLLKIMAGLEKPNNGDAMLGKGKTVGILLQEPPLTEDKTVMENVQEAVAGTLAKVERFNAIGMEMAEPDADFDALMAEMGTLQEELDHLNAWDIESQLEQAMDALQCPPGDTPVDVLSGGERRRVAMVKLLLAQPDLLLLDEPTNHLDAESVAWLEGHLKSYPGAVLAVTHDRYFLDNVAEWICEVDRGKLHPYQGNYSTYLETKRSRLQIEGKKDAKRAKILERELEWVRANPKARQAKNRARLARYEELAAEAEKNRTIDTAEINIPPGPRLGSDVLQATNLTKGFGDRVLLDDLSFTLPRAGIVGIIGPNGVGKTTLFKMVTGAEEPDSGELKVGKTVQFSYVDQNRAGIDPKKNVWEVVSDGLDHIKVANFEMPSRAYVASFGFKGPDQQKLAGVLSGGERNRLNLALTLKQGGNVLLLDEPTNDLDVETLQSLEDALLEFPGCAVVISHDRWFLDRVATHILAWEGNDENPAQWFWFEGNFADYEANKVARLGVEAARPHASKHRRLKRD, encoded by the coding sequence ATGGCCGAGTTCGTGTTCACCATGCACAACGTGCGCAAGTCGCTGGGCGAGAAGCTCATCCTCGACAACGTCACGCTGTCGTTCTACGAGGGCGCCAAGATCGGCGTCGTCGGCCCCAACGGCGCCGGCAAGTCGACCCTGCTCAAGATCATGGCCGGCCTCGAGAAGCCCAACAACGGCGACGCGATGCTCGGCAAGGGCAAGACCGTCGGCATCCTGCTGCAGGAGCCCCCGCTGACCGAGGACAAGACGGTCATGGAGAACGTGCAGGAGGCGGTCGCCGGCACGCTGGCCAAGGTCGAGCGCTTCAACGCGATCGGCATGGAGATGGCCGAGCCCGACGCCGACTTCGACGCGCTCATGGCCGAGATGGGCACCCTCCAGGAGGAGCTCGACCACCTCAACGCGTGGGACATCGAGAGCCAGCTCGAGCAGGCCATGGACGCGCTGCAGTGCCCGCCCGGGGACACCCCCGTCGACGTGCTCTCCGGTGGTGAGCGTCGCCGCGTCGCGATGGTGAAGCTGCTGCTCGCCCAGCCCGACCTGCTGTTGCTCGACGAGCCCACCAACCACCTGGACGCCGAGTCCGTGGCCTGGCTCGAGGGCCACCTGAAGAGCTACCCCGGCGCCGTCCTGGCCGTCACGCACGACCGGTACTTCCTCGACAACGTCGCGGAGTGGATCTGCGAGGTCGACCGCGGCAAGCTGCACCCCTACCAGGGCAACTACTCCACCTACCTGGAGACCAAGCGCTCGCGCCTGCAGATCGAGGGCAAGAAGGACGCCAAGCGCGCCAAGATCCTCGAGCGCGAGCTCGAGTGGGTGCGCGCCAACCCGAAGGCCCGTCAGGCCAAGAACCGCGCCCGCCTCGCCCGCTACGAGGAGCTCGCCGCCGAGGCCGAGAAGAACCGGACCATCGACACCGCCGAGATCAACATCCCGCCGGGCCCGCGCCTGGGCTCCGACGTCCTGCAGGCCACGAACCTGACCAAGGGCTTTGGCGACCGCGTCCTGCTCGACGACCTGTCGTTCACGCTGCCGCGCGCCGGCATCGTCGGCATCATCGGCCCCAACGGCGTCGGCAAGACCACGCTGTTCAAGATGGTCACCGGCGCGGAGGAGCCCGACTCGGGCGAGCTCAAGGTCGGCAAGACCGTCCAGTTCAGCTACGTGGACCAGAACCGCGCCGGCATCGACCCGAAGAAGAACGTGTGGGAGGTCGTCTCCGACGGCCTGGACCACATCAAGGTCGCCAACTTCGAGATGCCCTCGCGCGCCTACGTCGCCTCCTTCGGCTTCAAGGGCCCCGACCAGCAGAAGCTCGCCGGCGTCCTCTCCGGCGGTGAGCGCAACCGCCTCAACCTGGCGCTCACCCTCAAGCAGGGCGGCAACGTGCTGCTGCTCGACGAGCCGACCAACGACTTGGACGTCGAGACCCTGCAGAGCCTCGAGGACGCGCTGCTGGAGTTCCCCGGCTGTGCCGTCGTGATCTCCCACGACCGGTGGTTCCTCGACCGCGTCGCGACCCACATCCTCGCGTGGGAGGGCAACGACGAGAACCCCGCCCAGTGGTTCTGGTTCGAGGGTAACTTCGCCGACTACGAGGCCAACAAGGTCGCCCGCCTGGGCGTCGAGGCCGCCCGCCCGCACGCGAGCAAGCACCGCCGCCTCAAGCGCGACTGA
- a CDS encoding GTPase has translation MKRDRRHGASIAVRLQHLDEAIDLARGRASDEVVDAADELVDRAGHRLSIAGDHTVVALAGATGSGKSSTFNAVTGTQLARTGVTRPTTSEAMSVSWGTEQPVELLDWLGVSRRSLVPAGESDLADLVLLDLPDHDSTEVSHRLTVDRLVELVDMLVWIVDPQKYADAALHDGYLKPLVDHAEVMVVVLNQVDRFTDEQRRAALADLRRLLDSQGLQRTRVMAMSALTGEGVAELRALLAEVAHAKAAKVQRFSADVTRQAALLAEELGDQPVPRLDRGVVDRLNESMAEAAAVPVVVDGVLKAWRHRGTIATGWPMVSWLKRLKPDPLRKLRLGLSPRELSPTDVSRTSLPKATSVQKARLDASLRGVLDVATAGVPRGWSDQIRSVARGNDKLLADRLDGAVASTDLEMDRGHGWWVLVTILQWVFFLALIVGVVWLALPFVLAFAQVPMDLPVISWQGWPVQTLLAAGGLAGGIVLALLSRVFVEAGARVKARQARKALTDSIAEVTAVEVVGPIQAELDRLVAAREATAKAR, from the coding sequence ATGAAGCGTGACCGCAGGCACGGCGCCAGCATCGCAGTGCGCCTCCAGCACCTGGACGAGGCCATCGACCTCGCCCGCGGGAGGGCGTCCGACGAGGTGGTGGACGCCGCCGACGAGCTGGTCGACCGGGCCGGCCACCGTCTCTCGATCGCCGGCGACCACACGGTCGTCGCGCTGGCCGGCGCCACCGGCTCGGGCAAGTCGTCCACGTTCAACGCCGTCACCGGCACCCAGCTGGCCCGCACGGGTGTGACCCGGCCCACCACGAGCGAGGCCATGTCCGTCTCGTGGGGCACCGAGCAGCCCGTCGAGCTGCTCGACTGGCTCGGGGTCAGCCGGCGCAGCCTCGTCCCGGCGGGGGAGTCCGACCTCGCCGACCTGGTGCTGCTCGACCTGCCCGACCACGACTCCACCGAGGTCAGCCACCGGCTCACCGTCGACCGCCTCGTTGAGCTGGTCGACATGCTGGTGTGGATCGTCGACCCGCAGAAGTACGCTGACGCGGCCCTGCACGACGGCTACCTCAAGCCGCTGGTCGACCACGCCGAGGTCATGGTCGTCGTCCTCAACCAGGTCGACCGGTTCACCGACGAGCAGCGCCGGGCGGCCCTGGCCGACCTGCGCCGCCTGCTCGACTCCCAGGGGCTGCAGCGCACCCGCGTCATGGCGATGTCGGCGCTCACCGGCGAGGGCGTTGCCGAGCTGCGCGCCCTGCTCGCCGAGGTCGCACACGCCAAGGCGGCCAAGGTGCAGCGCTTCTCCGCTGACGTGACGCGCCAGGCGGCGCTGCTCGCCGAGGAGCTGGGGGACCAGCCTGTTCCGCGCCTCGACCGCGGGGTGGTGGACCGCCTCAACGAGTCGATGGCGGAGGCCGCCGCGGTGCCGGTCGTCGTCGACGGCGTCCTCAAGGCGTGGCGCCACCGGGGGACGATCGCCACCGGTTGGCCGATGGTCAGCTGGCTGAAGCGGCTGAAGCCCGACCCGTTGCGCAAGCTGCGCCTGGGCCTGTCCCCGCGCGAGCTCAGCCCCACCGACGTCAGCCGCACGTCGCTGCCCAAGGCCACCTCGGTGCAGAAGGCGCGACTGGACGCCTCGCTGCGCGGCGTCCTGGACGTGGCGACCGCGGGCGTGCCGCGCGGCTGGTCGGACCAGATCCGCTCGGTCGCCCGCGGCAACGACAAGCTGCTCGCCGACCGGCTCGACGGGGCGGTGGCCTCCACCGACCTCGAGATGGACCGGGGCCACGGCTGGTGGGTGCTGGTCACGATCCTGCAGTGGGTGTTCTTCCTGGCCCTGATCGTGGGCGTGGTGTGGCTGGCCCTGCCGTTCGTGCTGGCGTTCGCCCAGGTGCCGATGGACCTGCCGGTCATCAGCTGGCAGGGCTGGCCGGTCCAGACGCTGCTCGCGGCGGGTGGCCTCGCCGGGGGAATCGTGCTCGCCCTGCTCAGCCGGGTGTTCGTCGAGGCCGGCGCGCGGGTCAAGGCGCGCCAGGCGCGCAAGGCGCTGACCGACTCGATCGCCGAGGTGACCGCCGTCGAGGTGGTCGGCCCGATCCAGGCCGAGCTCGACCGCTTGGTGGCCGCGCGCGAGGCGACGGCGAAGGCGCGCTGA
- a CDS encoding YceI family protein, translating to MLALTELDGMYHLDPAHSSIAFVARHAGIAKVRGTFESFHGWALIDGAQPEHSALLVSVKVSSINSRDANRDGHLRSPDFFDVARFPAITFVGTDFRITGENLVEVDGDLTVRDVTRPVRVSFEYEGGAKDPFGNERIGFTGSTTISRADFGLTWNAVLETGGVLVSDAVKLEFEVSAIKQADAPH from the coding sequence GTGCTCGCACTCACCGAACTCGACGGGATGTACCACCTGGACCCCGCGCACAGCAGCATCGCGTTCGTCGCGCGCCACGCCGGGATCGCGAAGGTGCGCGGCACCTTCGAGTCCTTCCACGGCTGGGCGCTCATCGACGGGGCGCAGCCCGAGCACTCCGCCCTCCTGGTGAGCGTCAAGGTCAGCAGCATCAACTCCCGCGACGCCAACCGTGACGGACACCTCCGCAGTCCCGACTTCTTCGACGTCGCCCGGTTCCCGGCCATCACCTTCGTGGGCACCGACTTCCGCATCACGGGCGAGAACCTCGTGGAGGTCGACGGCGACCTGACGGTGCGCGACGTCACCCGCCCGGTGCGGGTGTCCTTCGAGTACGAGGGCGGCGCCAAGGACCCGTTCGGCAACGAGCGCATCGGCTTCACCGGTTCGACGACGATCAGCCGCGCCGACTTCGGCCTGACGTGGAACGCCGTGCTCGAGACCGGCGGCGTCCTGGTCTCCGACGCCGTGAAGCTCGAGTTCGAGGTGTCCGCCATCAAGCAGGCGGACGCCCCGCACTAG
- a CDS encoding thioredoxin domain-containing protein: MSSIATPPTPAPDAPSNRRGRLIVAWVLSVGLAFLLGMQVRPLTQPAAPAQTATASADAAQATPEPAASTPPQPNPELERFLLDLPRRDPNDPLAMGKVDAKVVMTNWSDYRCPFCAVWHQRTMPALAKYVEDGTLRIEFRDLSLFGEQSDATAVAARAAGQQGRFWEFQDAVFAAAPPSGHPDIQRDDILAFAQTAGVPDMTAFETALSDPALLEAVAADSAEARQLGISGTPFFVIGGQAISGAQPTEVFESLIAQELAR, translated from the coding sequence ATGTCCAGCATCGCCACGCCTCCCACGCCCGCGCCCGACGCCCCCAGCAACCGCCGGGGGCGCCTCATCGTGGCGTGGGTCCTCAGCGTGGGCCTGGCCTTCCTGCTCGGCATGCAGGTGCGGCCTCTCACCCAGCCGGCCGCACCGGCGCAGACGGCCACCGCGTCCGCCGACGCCGCGCAGGCGACGCCCGAGCCCGCGGCGTCCACGCCCCCCCAGCCGAACCCCGAGCTGGAGCGGTTCCTGCTCGACCTGCCCCGCCGCGACCCCAACGACCCCCTGGCGATGGGGAAGGTGGACGCCAAGGTGGTCATGACCAACTGGTCGGACTACCGGTGCCCCTTCTGTGCCGTGTGGCACCAGCGCACGATGCCCGCGCTGGCCAAGTACGTCGAGGACGGCACGCTGCGCATCGAGTTCCGTGACCTGTCGCTGTTCGGCGAGCAGTCCGACGCGACCGCCGTCGCCGCGCGCGCCGCCGGGCAGCAGGGCCGCTTCTGGGAGTTCCAGGACGCCGTGTTCGCCGCCGCGCCCCCGAGCGGGCACCCCGACATCCAGCGCGACGACATCCTGGCCTTCGCGCAGACCGCCGGCGTGCCCGACATGACCGCGTTCGAGACCGCGCTGTCCGACCCGGCCCTCCTCGAGGCCGTGGCAGCCGACTCCGCCGAGGCCCGCCAGCTCGGCATCTCGGGCACCCCCTTCTTCGTGATCGGCGGGCAGGCCATCAGCGGCGCCCAGCCGACCGAGGTCTTCGAGAGCCTGATCGCCCAGGAGCTCGCGCGCTGA
- a CDS encoding cytochrome c biogenesis CcdA family protein has protein sequence MLDIGYLGALLGGVATIVSPCSVMLLPAFFAYAFASRRALLGRTALFYLGLITTLVPLGAAAGSVGALFNAHREVFIAVAAVLIIVLGLVQALGITIPLPGRARPGADPTSALSVYVLGTVYGVAGTCAGPILGSVLTVAALGGDAVRGGLLLAIFAVGMVVPLVVLALVWEAFDLGRRSWLKPRPVQLGPVHTTVGNLVSGGLFVGLGILFWATEGLGSLGGVLGAAEQQDLETRILAGDAGGWSDIAVVVALFALAGLLVWSADRFAARRART, from the coding sequence ATGCTCGACATCGGCTACCTCGGCGCCCTCCTCGGCGGCGTGGCCACGATCGTCAGCCCCTGCTCGGTGATGCTGCTGCCGGCATTCTTCGCCTACGCCTTCGCCAGCCGCCGCGCGCTGCTCGGCCGCACCGCGCTGTTCTACCTGGGCCTGATCACGACCCTCGTGCCGCTGGGAGCGGCCGCCGGCAGCGTCGGGGCGCTGTTCAACGCGCACCGCGAGGTCTTCATCGCCGTGGCCGCCGTCCTGATCATCGTGCTCGGCCTGGTCCAGGCCCTCGGCATCACGATCCCGCTGCCGGGTCGCGCCCGGCCCGGCGCCGACCCCACGAGTGCGCTGTCGGTGTACGTCCTCGGCACCGTGTACGGCGTGGCCGGCACGTGCGCCGGCCCGATCCTCGGCTCGGTGCTCACCGTGGCCGCCCTCGGCGGGGACGCCGTCCGCGGCGGCCTGCTGCTGGCCATCTTCGCGGTCGGGATGGTCGTGCCCTTGGTCGTCCTGGCCCTGGTCTGGGAGGCGTTCGACCTCGGCCGGCGCTCGTGGCTCAAGCCGCGGCCCGTCCAGCTGGGCCCGGTGCACACCACCGTCGGCAACCTCGTCTCGGGCGGGCTGTTCGTCGGCCTCGGCATCCTGTTCTGGGCCACCGAGGGGCTGGGCAGCCTCGGCGGCGTCCTCGGCGCGGCAGAGCAGCAGGACCTCGAGACCCGCATCCTGGCCGGCGACGCCGGCGGCTGGAGCGACATCGCGGTCGTCGTGGCCCTGTTCGCGCTCGCCGGGCTGCTGGTGTGGTCCGCCGATCGCTTCGCGGCGCGCCGCGCGCGGACGTAG
- a CDS encoding single-stranded DNA-binding protein, whose translation MEAQIMVAGNVGNNVEWHEDERYEGRASFSLGVTPSVFRDGRWQEEATTWYRVTCWRRLAVHVRDSIRKGDAVVLGGKLRLDRWVDQNNVQKYEYAIDAKWVGHDLRRGSALFERARIRQDPSAPNESDADAARAEYEARQFEAMMVEEGFDEGEAVDPATGEVTTLG comes from the coding sequence ATGGAGGCGCAGATCATGGTCGCCGGCAACGTCGGCAACAACGTGGAGTGGCACGAGGACGAGCGGTACGAGGGCCGGGCCAGCTTCAGCCTGGGCGTGACGCCGTCGGTGTTCCGCGACGGGCGGTGGCAGGAGGAGGCGACGACCTGGTACCGCGTCACCTGCTGGCGCCGGCTCGCGGTGCACGTGCGCGACAGCATCCGCAAGGGCGACGCGGTCGTCCTCGGCGGCAAGCTGCGCCTCGACCGCTGGGTCGACCAGAACAACGTGCAGAAGTACGAGTACGCGATCGACGCGAAGTGGGTGGGGCACGACCTCCGCCGCGGGTCGGCGCTGTTCGAGCGCGCCCGGATCCGACAGGACCCGAGTGCACCCAACGAGTCCGACGCCGACGCGGCGCGGGCCGAGTACGAGGCGCGCCAGTTCGAGGCGATGATGGTCGAGGAGGGCTTCGACGAAGGCGAGGCCGTCGACCCGGCGACCGGTGAGGTCACCACGCTGGGCTGA
- a CDS encoding MarR family winged helix-turn-helix transcriptional regulator, whose amino-acid sequence MSTPSSTRWLSSGQQKVWRAWLDAVARIDSHLDEVLRPFGLDLGEYEILVRLSEAPERRMRMSDLADAARQSRSRLTHTVARMEKKGLLNRAPCANDRRGVIAILTDEGFGLLETAAPAHVDSVREVLVDVVDPADFEALGRAMNAVNQVAD is encoded by the coding sequence ATGTCGACCCCGTCCTCCACCCGTTGGCTCTCCAGCGGGCAGCAGAAGGTGTGGCGCGCCTGGTTGGACGCGGTGGCGCGGATCGACTCCCACCTCGACGAGGTCCTCCGCCCGTTCGGCCTCGACCTGGGCGAGTACGAGATCTTGGTCCGCCTGTCGGAGGCCCCCGAGCGCCGCATGCGGATGAGCGACCTGGCCGACGCCGCCCGGCAGTCCCGCTCCCGCCTGACCCACACCGTCGCGCGCATGGAGAAGAAGGGCCTGCTGAACCGGGCACCCTGCGCCAACGACCGCCGCGGCGTGATCGCGATCCTCACCGACGAGGGCTTCGGCCTCCTCGAGACCGCCGCGCCCGCCCACGTCGACTCGGTGCGCGAGGTGCTGGTCGACGTCGTCGACCCGGCCGACTTCGAGGCACTGGGACGCGCGATGAACGCGGTCAACCAGGTGGCAGACTGA
- a CDS encoding NUDIX hydrolase, translated as MSGAAHLHADAVATLTDWVPPSPGQAALAQSYLAFLAARPDACERSCAPGHLTASALVFSHDLSHVALVLHRIVGAWLQPGGHGEASDASLRAAAEREVREELGLAVDLDPSPVHLDCHPITCRGYTHLTRHLDVRFVGRASEGAALVLSDESHRVAWWPVADLPGDVFDEVRELVQSGLVRLSRP; from the coding sequence ATGAGCGGGGCGGCCCACCTGCACGCCGACGCCGTCGCCACCCTCACCGACTGGGTGCCGCCGTCCCCGGGGCAGGCCGCGCTCGCCCAGTCCTACCTGGCGTTCCTCGCCGCCCGCCCCGACGCGTGCGAGCGGTCCTGCGCGCCGGGGCACCTCACGGCGTCCGCGCTCGTGTTCAGCCACGACCTGTCCCACGTCGCCCTCGTCCTGCACCGGATCGTCGGGGCCTGGCTCCAGCCGGGCGGCCACGGGGAGGCGTCCGACGCCTCGCTGCGGGCGGCGGCCGAACGCGAGGTGCGCGAGGAACTCGGCCTGGCGGTCGACCTCGACCCCAGCCCGGTGCACCTGGACTGCCACCCGATCACCTGCCGCGGGTACACCCACCTCACCCGCCACCTCGACGTGCGCTTCGTCGGGCGCGCGTCCGAGGGCGCGGCCCTCGTGCTGTCCGACGAGTCCCACCGGGTGGCGTGGTGGCCGGTGGCCGACCTCCCCGGCGACGTCTTCGACGAGGTCCGCGAGCTCGTGCAGTCCGGCCTTGTCAGGCTCTCACGGCCCTGA
- a CDS encoding FAD-binding and (Fe-S)-binding domain-containing protein, producing MTTVAADTIPGLDDSTLTRALYSTDASLYRVVPQGVAHPRTVGELEAVVDAARAARVPLTTRGAGTSCAGNAVGPGVVVDVARHLTAIHAIDAEARTAVVDPGVVQDVLSRTAQQVGLRYGPDPSTFTRCTIGGMIGNNACGPRALGYGRSSDNVVALDVITGTGERLSLDSRADLTASDSPTLRALHELVMANLGTIRTQFGTFSRQVSGYSLEWLLPENGFDVAKFLAGSEGTLAVITRATVRLVADAPYKTMLALGYPTMPDAADAMPAILPFSPTAVEGMDRRIVDVVSRALGADAVPRLPEGDGWVFVELADDDVDRLAERARGLLAASGCLDGEVVDDLVVAAALWKIRADGAGLAGVSLERPAHAGWEDAAVPPARLGDYLRDFDALLRRHELQGLPYGHFGDGCVHCRIDFPLTQVPDGAARYRAFIEEAADLAASYGGSMSGEHGDGRARSELLPRMYSPEALELFAAVKRIFDPDNLLNPGVLVDPAPFDADLRAPTMRRSPLFRTHRQFVDDVHRCTGVGKCVASTGSHVMCPSWQATREEKDATRGRARVLQEMVNGTLVTDGWRSAEVHAALDLCLSCKGCSRDCPTGTDMAAYKSRVQYEAFKGRLRPRDHYTMGWLPMWGRLVSSNPVFPRLMNVVMQTPGITNVLKLVAGIDQHRGMPRFAKGSNRAAARAQVEGRRALPGAAPTAKGEVVLWVDSFSDAFEGDHVAAMAAVLIENGWTPRLLERKACCGLTWITTGQLDGAVKELRNATDVLHEYVSRGAKIVGTEPSCIAVWRSDALELLHDDPRVAEVAANVVTLAEFLAADPDFTMPDLTGHTVVAQPHCHEASVMGWAAEQRLLVASGATIVRVNGCCGLAGNHGMIAGHYDFSVKVFETNLGPALDAAPAGAIVLADGFSCRTQLQDLQARQALTFAELLVAHA from the coding sequence GTGACCACCGTCGCCGCCGACACGATCCCTGGCCTGGACGACAGCACCCTGACGCGGGCCCTGTACTCCACCGACGCCTCGCTCTACCGCGTCGTCCCGCAGGGGGTCGCCCACCCGCGCACGGTCGGTGAGCTCGAGGCCGTCGTGGACGCCGCGCGCGCGGCCCGCGTGCCCCTCACCACCCGAGGCGCAGGGACGTCCTGCGCCGGGAACGCGGTCGGCCCCGGCGTCGTCGTCGACGTGGCCCGCCACCTCACCGCCATCCACGCCATCGACGCCGAGGCACGCACCGCCGTCGTCGACCCCGGCGTCGTGCAGGACGTGCTGTCCCGCACCGCCCAGCAGGTCGGCCTGCGCTACGGCCCCGACCCCTCCACGTTCACCCGCTGCACGATCGGCGGCATGATCGGCAACAACGCCTGCGGCCCACGCGCGCTGGGGTACGGCCGCTCCTCCGACAACGTCGTCGCGCTCGACGTCATCACCGGCACCGGCGAGCGGCTCAGCCTCGACTCGCGGGCCGACCTCACGGCGTCCGACTCCCCCACGCTGCGGGCGCTGCACGAGCTGGTCATGGCCAACCTGGGCACCATCCGCACCCAGTTCGGCACCTTCTCCCGGCAGGTGTCGGGCTACTCGCTGGAGTGGCTGCTGCCCGAGAACGGCTTCGACGTCGCCAAGTTCCTCGCCGGCAGCGAGGGCACCCTCGCGGTCATCACCCGCGCCACCGTGCGGCTCGTGGCCGACGCCCCGTACAAGACCATGCTCGCCCTCGGCTACCCGACGATGCCGGACGCCGCGGACGCCATGCCGGCGATCCTCCCCTTCTCCCCCACCGCCGTCGAGGGGATGGACCGGCGCATCGTCGACGTCGTCTCCCGCGCTCTGGGGGCGGACGCCGTGCCGCGCCTGCCCGAGGGCGACGGCTGGGTGTTCGTCGAGTTGGCCGACGACGACGTCGACCGCCTGGCCGAGCGTGCCCGGGGACTGCTCGCGGCGTCCGGCTGCCTGGACGGCGAGGTGGTGGACGACTTGGTCGTCGCCGCCGCCCTGTGGAAGATCCGCGCCGACGGCGCGGGCCTGGCCGGGGTCAGCCTGGAGCGGCCCGCCCACGCCGGCTGGGAGGACGCCGCCGTGCCGCCGGCCCGCCTGGGCGACTACCTGCGCGACTTCGACGCACTGCTGCGCCGGCACGAGCTGCAGGGGCTCCCCTACGGCCACTTCGGCGACGGCTGCGTGCACTGCCGCATCGACTTCCCGCTCACGCAGGTCCCCGACGGGGCCGCCCGCTACCGGGCCTTCATCGAGGAGGCGGCCGACCTGGCCGCGTCCTACGGGGGGTCGATGTCGGGCGAGCACGGCGACGGCCGAGCCCGCTCCGAGCTCCTCCCCCGGATGTACTCCCCCGAGGCCCTGGAGCTGTTCGCGGCTGTCAAGCGCATCTTCGACCCCGACAACCTGCTCAACCCGGGCGTCCTGGTCGACCCCGCGCCCTTCGACGCCGACCTCCGCGCGCCGACGATGCGGCGCTCCCCGCTGTTCCGTACGCACCGCCAGTTCGTCGACGACGTGCACCGCTGCACCGGCGTCGGCAAGTGCGTCGCCTCGACCGGCAGCCACGTGATGTGCCCCAGCTGGCAGGCCACGCGCGAGGAGAAGGACGCCACCCGCGGCCGGGCCCGCGTCCTGCAGGAGATGGTCAACGGCACGCTGGTGACCGACGGCTGGCGCTCGGCCGAGGTGCACGCGGCGCTCGACCTGTGCCTGTCCTGCAAGGGTTGCTCGCGCGACTGCCCCACCGGCACCGACATGGCCGCCTACAAGTCGCGCGTGCAGTACGAGGCCTTCAAGGGCCGGCTGCGCCCGCGCGACCACTACACGATGGGCTGGCTGCCGATGTGGGGGCGCCTGGTCTCCTCCAACCCCGTGTTTCCCAGGCTGATGAACGTCGTGATGCAGACCCCGGGCATCACCAACGTCCTCAAGCTCGTGGCCGGCATCGACCAGCACCGCGGCATGCCCCGCTTCGCGAAGGGCTCGAACCGCGCGGCCGCCCGCGCCCAGGTCGAGGGACGCCGTGCCCTGCCCGGCGCGGCCCCGACCGCCAAGGGCGAGGTCGTGCTCTGGGTGGACTCCTTCAGCGACGCCTTCGAGGGCGACCACGTCGCGGCGATGGCCGCCGTGCTCATCGAGAACGGCTGGACGCCCCGCCTGCTCGAGCGCAAGGCCTGCTGCGGCCTGACCTGGATCACGACGGGCCAGCTCGACGGTGCGGTCAAGGAGCTCCGCAACGCCACCGACGTGCTCCACGAGTACGTCTCCCGCGGGGCGAAGATCGTGGGCACCGAGCCCAGCTGCATCGCCGTGTGGCGCTCCGACGCCCTCGAGCTCCTCCACGACGACCCCCGGGTCGCCGAGGTCGCCGCCAACGTCGTCACGCTCGCCGAGTTCCTCGCGGCCGACCCCGACTTCACGATGCCCGACCTGACCGGGCACACCGTGGTCGCGCAGCCGCACTGCCACGAGGCGTCCGTCATGGGCTGGGCCGCGGAGCAGCGGCTGCTGGTCGCCTCGGGCGCGACGATCGTGCGCGTCAACGGGTGCTGCGGCCTGGCCGGCAACCACGGCATGATCGCCGGGCACTACGACTTCTCAGTGAAGGTCTTCGAGACCAACCTCGGCCCCGCGCTCGACGCCGCCCCCGCGGGCGCGATCGTGCTGGCCGACGGGTTCTCCTGCCGCACGCAGCTGCAGGACCTCCAAGCGCGTCAGGCCCTCACCTTCGCCGAGCTGCTGGTCGCCCACGCATGA